Proteins encoded by one window of Flavobacterium sp. N502540:
- a CDS encoding DUF5686 and carboxypeptidase-like regulatory domain-containing protein: protein MKRIILLSLFFVLALVGGVAAQTKVSGIVLDKSNQPIPFANVVFKGSNTGIVSNEDGRFYLESPNTYTTLIVSSAGFSDREVTLEKAVNYDFKIVLSEAEALNEVVIFTGKTSKKNNPALDILRKIWERKRKNGLYQFSQYQMQKYEKVEFDMNTIDSAFMKNKLFKGMEFVFQHVDTSEVTGKTYLPIFISESLYDVYGDNKLKKTKENLTGNKTSGFNGNQQILSFVKDLYSDYNIYDNHLKFFDKSFTSPLSRTGIDVYNYVLKDSAYVDKKWCYNIVFYPRRKNELTFKGDFWVNDTTFAIKKINMAVTKSANINWVKDIYIEQEFEVENDSVFLLTRDYMMSDFALNKKEKSKGVYGKRTTLYKDHKFNLQKPESFYKQEVNFIDNSVYTKSDEFWNENRFEKLNKDEAGIYKMLDTLQTVKRFKQLYSLVSILGSGYVEFKNFDFGPIFSTFGYNEVEGLRLRAGGRTYFGPNDPWRIQAYTAYGFDDNKFKYGVSGKWMVDKKNRVIISGGNRRDIEQIGASLTSTNDILGRSFASSALFTTGSNGKLTNINLSNVSLEMEPLKNFVVQAGVSYRTLESASPTFSLDYYTTLPTAANPAGVIANKVTQSEANIQFEFMPNRKTIGFGVERNIVDSPFSHFFVNFSYGLKGVLNSDFAYQKVQLFYKQPIIIGPLGRSNIIIETGKTFGTIPLGLMSVIPGNQTYFTIENTFSNLNFYEFVTDQYTTLQWNHDFGGRLFARIPFMRKLNWREFVGIRAVHGTISDANRAINASGLPYNAPENVYWEYNAGIGNIFKVFRLDFSWRGNYLNMPDASKFAIKGSFGFYF from the coding sequence ATGAAAAGAATAATTTTACTCAGCTTATTTTTTGTACTCGCACTAGTGGGTGGCGTTGCTGCACAAACTAAAGTGAGTGGAATTGTTTTAGACAAATCGAATCAGCCGATTCCGTTTGCCAATGTTGTTTTTAAAGGGTCGAATACGGGAATCGTTTCGAATGAAGACGGACGTTTTTATCTCGAATCGCCTAATACGTATACCACTTTGATTGTAAGCTCAGCGGGATTCTCAGATCGCGAAGTTACATTGGAGAAAGCGGTAAACTATGATTTTAAAATAGTTTTAAGTGAAGCCGAAGCGCTAAATGAAGTCGTTATTTTTACCGGAAAAACCTCCAAGAAAAACAATCCTGCGCTGGATATTCTGAGAAAAATCTGGGAACGTAAACGTAAGAACGGATTATACCAGTTCAGTCAGTATCAAATGCAGAAGTATGAAAAAGTCGAGTTTGATATGAACACGATTGATAGTGCTTTTATGAAGAATAAACTCTTCAAAGGAATGGAATTTGTGTTCCAGCATGTTGATACATCTGAAGTTACCGGGAAAACGTATCTGCCGATTTTTATTAGTGAATCGCTTTATGATGTATACGGAGATAATAAATTAAAGAAAACAAAGGAGAATCTGACCGGAAATAAAACTTCTGGGTTTAATGGCAATCAGCAGATTTTGTCTTTTGTAAAAGACCTGTACTCCGATTATAATATTTACGACAATCACCTTAAATTTTTCGATAAGAGCTTTACAAGTCCGCTTTCCAGAACCGGAATTGATGTTTACAATTATGTTTTAAAAGACAGTGCTTATGTCGATAAAAAATGGTGTTATAATATTGTTTTTTATCCAAGACGTAAAAACGAACTGACTTTTAAAGGGGATTTTTGGGTAAACGATACCACTTTTGCGATTAAAAAAATTAATATGGCCGTTACCAAAAGTGCCAATATTAACTGGGTAAAAGACATTTATATCGAACAGGAATTTGAGGTAGAGAATGATTCTGTATTTCTTCTGACCCGTGATTATATGATGTCTGATTTTGCTTTGAACAAAAAAGAAAAATCAAAAGGGGTTTACGGAAAGCGAACCACATTGTATAAAGATCATAAATTCAATCTTCAGAAACCGGAAAGTTTTTATAAGCAGGAAGTTAATTTTATTGATAATTCTGTCTATACGAAATCGGATGAGTTTTGGAATGAAAACCGTTTTGAAAAACTCAATAAGGATGAAGCGGGTATTTATAAAATGCTCGACACGCTGCAAACTGTCAAAAGATTCAAGCAGCTCTATAGTTTAGTTTCTATTCTGGGAAGTGGTTATGTCGAGTTTAAGAATTTCGATTTTGGACCTATCTTTTCAACATTCGGTTATAATGAAGTTGAAGGATTGCGATTGCGTGCAGGAGGAAGGACTTATTTTGGTCCGAACGACCCTTGGCGTATACAAGCTTATACAGCATATGGTTTTGATGATAATAAATTCAAATACGGAGTTTCCGGAAAATGGATGGTGGACAAGAAAAACCGTGTCATTATCTCCGGAGGAAACAGACGCGATATCGAACAAATTGGTGCTAGTTTAACGAGTACAAACGATATTCTTGGACGAAGTTTTGCTTCTTCCGCCTTATTTACCACAGGAAGTAATGGAAAATTGACGAACATAAATCTGAGTAATGTTTCCCTTGAAATGGAGCCGCTTAAGAATTTTGTTGTTCAGGCCGGAGTTTCCTATAGAACTTTAGAATCGGCTTCCCCTACTTTTAGTTTAGACTATTATACTACTTTACCAACCGCTGCGAATCCGGCTGGTGTAATAGCCAATAAAGTAACACAATCCGAAGCGAACATTCAGTTTGAGTTTATGCCGAATCGTAAGACTATTGGTTTTGGAGTAGAGCGAAATATTGTTGACAGTCCGTTCAGTCATTTCTTTGTGAACTTTAGTTATGGTTTAAAAGGGGTTTTGAATAGTGATTTTGCCTATCAGAAAGTGCAATTGTTTTACAAGCAGCCTATTATTATTGGGCCGTTAGGAAGGTCTAATATTATCATTGAAACCGGAAAAACCTTTGGTACAATTCCGCTGGGATTAATGAGTGTAATCCCTGGAAACCAAACCTATTTTACGATTGAAAATACCTTTAGCAACTTGAACTTCTATGAGTTTGTAACCGATCAGTATACTACTTTACAATGGAATCATGATTTTGGAGGAAGGCTGTTTGCAAGAATTCCTTTCATGAGAAAATTAAACTGGAGAGAATTTGTAGGAATCAGAGCTGTACATGGAACTATTTCGGATGCTAATCGTGCCATTAATGCTTCGGGCTTACCTTATAATGCACCCGAAAATGTGTATTGGGAATACAATGCCGGAATTGGAAATATATTCAAAGTATTCCGTCTTGACTTCTCCTGGAGAGGGAATTACCTCAATATGCCGGATGCAAGCAAATTTGCGATAAAAGGATCATTTGGTTTTTACTTCTAA
- the gwsS gene encoding grasp-with-spasm system SPASM domain peptide maturase: MKDKKFKLFQCCVPVKGAKNGLIVDFQRKTLHKVPNQIIDLIEEYAEKNIYSLFTDFRKSKAILKNYIHYFLSNELLIVSENTEDYPSLNHNFTKPHVLDTIGCEIDTSFDFFEFLIKNESNELGVNALKLIVKNNEINNLIKINALLETSKIKNIIIYLEHCEERLSSIKSLIIDNPRILQVVFYNSNTENTPSLMEEKIYFEKQSLEKIFYNISIEHASDFVLDIDIYHEALHHNLMFNRTVFIDAFGNIKKHFSDSKSYGKIIKNSIKEVIMNEEFSAFWNITKDEIEICKDCEFRYVCPDGRIPQRVNSEKSNYKFNTRCNYDPYQGTWN; encoded by the coding sequence ATGAAAGACAAGAAATTTAAATTATTCCAATGTTGTGTTCCTGTAAAAGGAGCCAAAAATGGCTTAATCGTAGATTTTCAAAGAAAGACACTTCATAAGGTTCCTAATCAAATAATAGATTTGATTGAAGAATATGCTGAAAAAAACATTTATAGTTTATTTACTGATTTTAGAAAAAGTAAAGCGATACTCAAAAATTACATTCACTATTTTTTGTCGAATGAATTGCTAATTGTATCCGAAAACACAGAAGACTACCCTTCCTTAAACCACAATTTTACAAAGCCTCATGTCCTGGATACGATTGGATGCGAAATAGACACTTCTTTCGATTTTTTTGAATTTCTCATAAAAAATGAAAGTAATGAATTAGGAGTAAATGCCTTAAAGCTTATTGTGAAAAATAATGAGATTAATAATCTAATTAAAATTAACGCTCTTTTAGAAACATCTAAAATCAAAAATATTATCATTTATCTGGAACATTGCGAAGAAAGGCTTTCCTCAATAAAATCGCTTATAATAGACAATCCAAGAATTTTACAGGTGGTTTTTTACAATTCCAATACAGAAAACACACCTTCTTTAATGGAGGAAAAAATTTATTTCGAGAAACAATCACTCGAAAAAATATTCTACAATATTTCTATCGAGCATGCATCCGATTTTGTTTTAGATATAGATATTTACCACGAAGCATTACATCACAATCTGATGTTTAACCGAACCGTTTTTATTGACGCTTTTGGCAACATCAAAAAACATTTTTCAGATTCTAAATCCTATGGAAAAATCATCAAAAACAGCATAAAGGAGGTAATTATGAATGAGGAATTTAGTGCTTTTTGGAACATCACTAAAGATGAAATCGAAATTTGTAAAGACTGCGAATTTCGCTATGTATGCCCAGACGGAAGAATTCCTCAAAGAGTTAATTCGGAAAAATCAAATTATAAATTTAATACTCGTTGTAATTATGACCCCTATCAAGGTACCTGGAATTGA